Proteins encoded in a region of the Streptomyces sp. NBC_00310 genome:
- a CDS encoding IS1182 family transposase, producing MSLRPRSGEQVPSLTAQVARASNPDGTTAIWVRDRLDGLWCDEDFADWYPRNGRPGLSPAQLATVCVLQFLLGLSDRQAAESVRCRIDFKYAMAMELDDPGFHHSVLADFRDRLAEDDRADRLLDLALARLKEAGLVRGRTTQRTDSTHVLAAVRDLTRLEMVTEAVRAALEEVAGTSPHLLDELVDEDWGLRYGRPVRLGRNPTKPKTRILATGNDAVRLLEHLYQHGADRTSGPRIQALRQIMVQNYHRDAAGHLRWRTAEKEGGPGLPPSSRAVVSPYDTSARYARHGHIISWKGFTAHLTETCAPDGPNVITDVATTAATTHDSQVLPGIHTRLSRRGLLPAEHLVDAGYTSLPHLEQATREHQVTVSGPLKSNPTRQHRRNEGFARDDFRIDYDHQQVTCPQGQVSAGWHGPYPTSSPTAAPLIVARFTKSQCRPCPARIQCTTTADSARTVGFPPRELRDLQLRVRAEQQTPEWKTRYAVRSGVEGTVNEFAHGHGMRRCRYRGQGKAHIQHVLTAIAVNIERLSGLPPAEEAPIPRRPTAFQSYLDQRELPRLKSWRTLGS from the coding sequence TTGTCTCTTCGTCCCCGTTCCGGTGAGCAGGTCCCGTCTCTGACTGCGCAGGTTGCGCGGGCGAGCAACCCGGACGGCACGACGGCGATATGGGTACGTGACCGCCTCGATGGGCTGTGGTGCGACGAGGACTTCGCCGACTGGTACCCGCGGAATGGGCGTCCGGGGCTCTCGCCTGCTCAACTGGCCACCGTCTGTGTGCTGCAGTTCCTGCTCGGCCTGTCGGACCGGCAGGCCGCCGAGTCGGTCCGCTGCCGCATTGACTTCAAGTACGCCATGGCCATGGAGCTGGACGATCCCGGCTTCCACCACAGTGTGCTGGCCGACTTCCGAGACCGTCTCGCCGAAGACGACCGCGCCGACCGCCTCCTCGACCTCGCACTGGCCCGCCTCAAGGAGGCCGGCCTGGTGCGCGGGCGCACCACGCAGCGCACCGACTCCACCCACGTCCTGGCCGCGGTGCGCGACCTGACCCGCCTGGAGATGGTCACCGAGGCGGTCCGCGCCGCACTCGAAGAAGTCGCCGGCACATCCCCGCACCTGCTGGACGAGCTGGTCGATGAGGACTGGGGGCTCCGCTACGGCCGGCCGGTCCGCCTGGGCAGGAACCCCACCAAGCCCAAGACCAGGATTCTTGCCACCGGAAACGACGCCGTCCGACTCCTGGAACACCTCTACCAGCACGGAGCAGACCGCACATCCGGTCCTCGTATCCAGGCCCTGCGCCAGATCATGGTGCAGAACTACCACCGTGACGCCGCAGGACATCTGCGCTGGCGCACCGCCGAGAAGGAAGGCGGGCCCGGGCTGCCGCCCTCGTCCCGGGCGGTCGTCTCTCCCTACGACACCTCGGCCCGCTACGCACGGCACGGACACATCATCAGCTGGAAGGGGTTCACCGCCCACCTTACCGAGACCTGCGCTCCCGACGGCCCCAACGTGATCACCGACGTGGCCACCACCGCGGCCACCACCCACGACAGCCAGGTCCTGCCCGGCATCCACACCCGCCTCTCCCGCCGCGGACTGCTGCCCGCCGAGCACCTGGTCGACGCCGGCTACACCTCCCTGCCCCACCTGGAACAGGCCACCCGCGAACACCAGGTCACCGTCTCCGGGCCGCTGAAGAGCAACCCCACCCGCCAACACCGCCGAAATGAGGGCTTCGCCCGGGACGACTTCCGCATCGACTACGACCATCAGCAAGTCACATGCCCGCAGGGGCAGGTCAGTGCGGGCTGGCACGGCCCCTACCCGACCTCCTCGCCCACCGCGGCCCCGCTGATCGTGGCCAGGTTCACCAAGAGCCAGTGCCGCCCCTGCCCGGCCCGCATCCAGTGCACCACCACCGCCGACAGCGCCCGCACCGTGGGATTTCCTCCACGAGAGCTCCGTGACCTGCAACTCCGTGTCCGCGCCGAGCAGCAGACGCCCGAGTGGAAGACGCGTTACGCGGTCCGCTCCGGAGTGGAGGGCACGGTCAACGAGTTCGCCCACGGCCACGGCATGCGGCGCTGCCGCTACCGAGGGCAGGGAAAGGCCCACATCCAGCACGTCCTGACGGCCATCGCCGTCAACATCGAGCGCCTCAGCGGATTGCCACCGGCCGAGGAAGCCCCCATACCCCGCCGACCGACTGCCTTCCAGAGCTACCTCGACCAGCGCGAGTTACCTCGGCTGAAATCCTGGCGAACCCTGGGCAGTTGA
- a CDS encoding RNA polymerase sigma factor produces the protein MRTREGGRIVDEAAVIARVRAGEPEAYAELVRAHTGIALRAARALGAGADAEDVVQQAFFKAYCSLGRFRDGAVFRPWLLSIVANETRNTVRTAGRQRSLADREAALAEAEPLIPPSADPAVAALEIERRVALLGALEKLSEEHRLVVTYRYLLEMDEPETAAALGWPRGTVKSRLSRALRKLGRLLPEFEPGEALAKGSGGDGG, from the coding sequence GTGAGAACGCGGGAGGGGGGCCGCATCGTCGATGAGGCCGCGGTGATCGCACGCGTACGCGCCGGTGAGCCGGAGGCGTATGCGGAGCTGGTGCGCGCCCACACGGGCATCGCGCTGCGGGCGGCCCGGGCGCTCGGCGCCGGTGCGGACGCGGAGGACGTGGTGCAGCAGGCCTTCTTCAAGGCGTACTGCTCACTGGGCCGCTTCCGGGACGGCGCCGTGTTCCGGCCGTGGCTTCTGTCGATCGTGGCCAATGAGACGAGGAACACAGTGCGGACAGCCGGGCGCCAGCGCTCTCTGGCCGACCGCGAGGCGGCCCTGGCCGAGGCCGAGCCGCTGATACCGCCCTCGGCCGACCCGGCGGTCGCCGCGCTGGAGATAGAGCGCCGTGTCGCGCTCCTGGGCGCCCTGGAGAAGCTGAGCGAGGAACACCGGCTGGTCGTCACCTACCGCTACCTGCTGGAGATGGACGAGCCCGAGACGGCGGCCGCCTTGGGCTGGCCCCGGGGCACGGTGAAGTCCCGCCTGAGCCGAGCACTGCGCAAGCTGGGCCGCCTGCTGCCCGAGTTCGAGCCCGGGGAGGCGCTGGCGAAGGGGAGCGGAGGTGATGGGGGGTGA
- the trpS gene encoding tryptophan--tRNA ligase, with product MASDRPRVLSGIQPTAGSFHLGNYLGAVRQWVALQESHDAFYMVVDLHAITVAQDPADLRANTRLAVAQLLAAGLDPERCTLFVQSHVPEHAQLGWVMNCLTGFGEASRMTQFKDKSAKQGADRASVGLFTYPILQVADILLYQANEVPVGEDQRQHIELTRDLAERFNGRFGETFTIPKPYILKETAKIYDLQDPAIKMSKSASTPKGLINLLDDPKVTAKKVKSAVTDTDTVIRFDTAEKPGVSNLLSIYSTLTGTGIAELEQRYVGKGYGALKTDLAEAMVEFVTPFRERTQQYLDDPETLDSLLAKGAEKARAVAAETLAQAYDAVGFLPAKH from the coding sequence ATGGCCTCTGACCGACCCCGCGTGCTGTCCGGCATCCAGCCCACCGCCGGCTCGTTCCACCTCGGCAACTACCTCGGCGCCGTCCGCCAGTGGGTGGCCCTGCAGGAGTCCCACGACGCGTTCTACATGGTCGTCGACCTGCACGCGATCACCGTGGCGCAGGACCCCGCCGACCTGCGCGCCAACACCCGGCTCGCCGTCGCGCAGCTGCTCGCCGCCGGTCTCGACCCGGAGCGCTGCACGCTCTTCGTCCAGAGCCATGTCCCCGAGCACGCGCAGCTCGGCTGGGTCATGAACTGCCTCACCGGCTTCGGCGAGGCCTCCCGTATGACGCAGTTCAAGGACAAGTCCGCCAAGCAGGGCGCCGACCGTGCGAGCGTCGGCCTCTTCACGTACCCGATCCTCCAGGTCGCGGACATCCTGCTGTACCAGGCGAACGAGGTGCCGGTCGGCGAGGACCAGCGCCAGCACATCGAGCTCACCCGTGACCTCGCCGAGCGCTTCAACGGCCGTTTCGGCGAGACCTTCACGATCCCGAAGCCGTACATCCTGAAGGAGACGGCGAAGATCTACGACCTTCAGGACCCCGCGATCAAGATGAGCAAGTCGGCGTCGACCCCGAAGGGGCTGATCAACCTGCTCGACGATCCGAAGGTCACCGCCAAGAAGGTCAAGAGCGCGGTCACCGACACCGACACGGTGATCCGCTTCGACACCGCGGAGAAGCCGGGCGTCAGCAACCTGCTGAGCATCTACTCGACCCTGACGGGGACGGGCATCGCGGAACTGGAGCAGAGGTACGTCGGCAAGGGCTACGGTGCGCTCAAGACGGACCTCGCCGAGGCCATGGTCGAGTTCGTGACGCCGTTCCGGGAGCGCACCCAGCAGTACCTGGACGATCCGGAGACGCTCGACTCGCTCCTGGCCAAGGGAGCCGAGAAGGCGCGCGCGGTCGCGGCGGAGACGCTCGCCCAGGCGTACGACGCGGTGGGCTTCCTGCCCGCCAAGCACTGA
- a CDS encoding 2'-5' RNA ligase family protein, translating to MGTVTIGVSIAVPEPLGSQLQELRAGFGDAAAHGIPTHVTLLPPTVVEDAELPAIETHLTEVAAAGRPFPMRLSGTGTFRPLSPVVFVRVVEGAEACTWLQKQVRDASGPVARELNFPYHPHVTVAHGIAEEAMDRAFEELATYEAQWPCTGFALYEQGPDGVWRKLREFAFGGSVVPPQAGAPVGDTATLPLGGAGA from the coding sequence GTGGGGACCGTAACGATCGGTGTGTCGATCGCGGTCCCGGAGCCCCTCGGCAGCCAGCTCCAGGAGCTGCGCGCGGGCTTCGGCGACGCCGCGGCTCACGGTATCCCCACGCATGTCACGCTGCTGCCGCCGACCGTGGTCGAGGACGCGGAGCTGCCGGCGATCGAGACGCACCTCACCGAGGTCGCGGCGGCCGGGCGCCCCTTCCCGATGCGGCTGTCCGGCACGGGGACCTTCCGCCCGCTGTCGCCCGTCGTGTTCGTGCGGGTCGTCGAGGGGGCCGAGGCCTGCACCTGGCTGCAGAAGCAGGTCCGGGACGCCTCGGGGCCGGTGGCGCGCGAGTTGAACTTCCCGTACCACCCGCATGTCACCGTGGCGCACGGCATCGCCGAGGAGGCGATGGACCGGGCGTTCGAGGAGCTCGCCACGTACGAGGCCCAGTGGCCCTGCACCGGGTTCGCGCTCTACGAGCAGGGTCCCGACGGGGTCTGGCGCAAGCTGCGCGAGTTCGCCTTCGGCGGGTCGGTCGTCCCGCCGCAGGCGGGGGCGCCGGTGGGGGACACGGCGACGCTGCCGCTGGGTGGGGCGGGCGCCTGA
- a CDS encoding decaprenylphospho-beta-D-erythro-pentofuranosid-2-ulose 2-reductase, translating to MKDAFGTPQSLLILGGTSDIALATARRLIARRTRTVWLAGRPSPDLENAAIHLRGLGAETHTISFDALDSGSHEAILGKVFAEGDIDLVLLAFGVLGDQANDERDPVAAARVAQTNYTGAVSSALVCARALQSQGHGSLVVLSSVAAERARRSNFIYGSSKAGLDTFTQGLGDALHGTGAHVMLVRPGFVRTSMTAGRPETPLATTPEAVAAAIELGLRRRSETVWVPGSLRLVMAALRHVPRSVFRRLPL from the coding sequence ATGAAGGACGCCTTCGGCACCCCCCAGTCCCTGCTGATCCTCGGCGGTACGTCGGACATCGCGCTCGCCACGGCACGCCGTCTGATCGCCCGCCGCACCCGCACGGTGTGGCTGGCGGGGCGCCCCTCACCGGATCTGGAGAACGCCGCCATCCACCTGCGCGGACTCGGCGCGGAGACCCACACCATCAGCTTCGACGCGCTCGACTCGGGGTCCCACGAGGCGATCCTCGGCAAGGTCTTCGCCGAGGGCGACATCGACCTGGTCCTCCTCGCCTTCGGCGTACTCGGCGACCAGGCGAACGACGAACGCGACCCGGTGGCCGCCGCGCGCGTCGCCCAGACCAACTACACCGGAGCCGTCTCGTCCGCCCTGGTCTGCGCGCGGGCCCTCCAGTCGCAGGGCCACGGCTCCCTCGTCGTCCTGTCCTCCGTCGCCGCCGAGCGCGCCCGCCGCTCCAACTTCATCTACGGCTCCAGCAAGGCCGGCCTCGACACCTTCACCCAGGGCCTCGGCGACGCCCTCCACGGCACCGGCGCCCACGTCATGCTCGTACGCCCCGGTTTCGTGCGGACCAGCATGACGGCGGGCCGTCCGGAGACCCCCCTCGCGACGACCCCGGAGGCGGTCGCCGCCGCCATCGAGCTGGGGTTGCGGCGACGCTCCGAGACGGTGTGGGTCCCGGGTTCGCTGCGCCTGGTGATGGCAGCCCTGAGGCACGTCCCGAGGTCGGTCTTCCGCCGCCTGCCGCTGTAG
- a CDS encoding FAD-binding oxidoreductase, producing the protein MPADAAAVSPASAPPGPGPGPGPGRTVPVTGWGRTAPTAARLLRPRTYDETVAAVRACGARGGIARGLGRAYGDAAQNAGGAVLDMTGLDRVHAIDADGGTVLCDAGVSLHRLMEVLLPLGWFVPVTPGTRQVTVGGAIAADIHGKNHHVSGSFARHVLSFELLTANGEIRTVVPGTPLFDATAGGMGLTGVVLTATVRLLPVETSWMSVDTERARDLDDLLVRLTATDRYYRYSVAWIDLLARGASTGRAVLTRGEHAPLEALESRKSASTRVRGGRFRRGDALRRDALTSPLEFQPQRLPAAPAFVPEGLLGRTAVGLFNELWYRRAPRARTGELQRISTFFHPLDGVPHWNRIYGRSGFVQYQFVVGYGQEEALRRIVDRISARRCPSFLAVLKRFGEGDPGWLSFPMPGWTLALDIPASLPGLGAFLDTLDEEVAAAAGRVYLAKDARLRPELLAAMYPRLPEFRALRGELDPGGVFVSDLARRLSL; encoded by the coding sequence ATGCCAGCCGACGCCGCCGCAGTCTCCCCGGCCTCCGCACCCCCCGGCCCCGGCCCCGGCCCCGGCCCCGGCCGCACCGTCCCCGTCACCGGCTGGGGCCGCACCGCCCCGACCGCCGCCCGGCTGCTCCGCCCGCGGACGTACGACGAGACCGTGGCCGCCGTACGGGCGTGCGGGGCGCGTGGCGGGATCGCCCGGGGGCTGGGGCGGGCGTACGGGGACGCGGCGCAGAACGCGGGCGGGGCCGTCCTCGACATGACCGGCCTCGACCGCGTCCACGCCATCGACGCGGACGGCGGCACCGTCCTCTGCGACGCGGGCGTCTCGCTCCACCGGCTGATGGAGGTCCTGCTCCCGCTGGGCTGGTTCGTGCCGGTGACCCCCGGGACCCGTCAGGTGACCGTCGGCGGCGCCATCGCGGCCGACATCCACGGCAAGAACCACCACGTCTCCGGGTCGTTCGCCCGGCACGTCCTGTCCTTCGAACTGCTGACGGCGAACGGCGAGATCCGCACGGTCGTCCCCGGCACCCCGCTCTTCGACGCCACGGCCGGCGGTATGGGCCTGACCGGCGTCGTCCTCACCGCGACCGTCCGGCTCCTCCCCGTCGAGACGTCCTGGATGTCCGTCGACACCGAACGCGCCCGCGACCTCGACGACCTACTCGTCCGTCTCACGGCCACGGACCGCTACTACCGCTACTCCGTCGCCTGGATCGACCTGCTCGCCAGGGGCGCGTCGACGGGCCGCGCCGTGCTCACCCGCGGCGAGCACGCGCCCCTGGAAGCGCTGGAGTCACGGAAATCGGCCTCCACGCGCGTGCGTGGAGGCCGATTTCGGCGCGGGGACGCGCTGCGGAGAGACGCACTCACCAGTCCGCTGGAATTCCAGCCCCAGCGTCTCCCGGCCGCCCCCGCGTTCGTCCCCGAGGGCCTCCTCGGCCGTACGGCCGTGGGGCTCTTCAACGAGCTCTGGTACCGCCGGGCACCCCGGGCCCGCACCGGCGAACTCCAGCGGATCTCCACCTTCTTCCACCCGCTCGACGGGGTCCCGCACTGGAACCGGATCTACGGCCGGTCCGGCTTCGTCCAGTACCAGTTCGTCGTCGGGTACGGCCAGGAAGAGGCCCTGCGCCGGATCGTGGACCGGATCTCGGCACGCCGCTGCCCCTCCTTCCTCGCCGTCCTGAAGCGGTTCGGCGAGGGCGACCCCGGCTGGCTGTCGTTCCCGATGCCCGGCTGGACGCTCGCCCTGGACATCCCGGCGAGCCTGCCCGGTCTCGGCGCCTTCCTCGACACGCTCGACGAGGAGGTCGCGGCCGCCGCCGGCCGCGTCTACCTGGCGAAGGACGCCCGTCTGCGCCCCGAACTGCTGGCCGCGATGTACCCCCGCCTGCCCGAGTTCCGCGCACTGCGCGGGGAGCTGGACCCGGGCGGCGTCTTCGTGTCGGACCTGGCCCGCCGCCTGAGCCTGTGA
- a CDS encoding phosphatase PAP2 family protein, producing the protein MDEVDVVGGVRGLDRRLLSALHVHGADPRVAGAARGLSRVGEHGLLWLAAGLAGAAVDRRRRRVWLRGTALTAGAHLASMGVKRVVRRPRPAHVHPLVRTVGRHSFPSSHASSAAAAVAVVAHGALGAPLLLPAAAPLAVAMCLSRLVVGVHYPSDVAAGVALGALTARLGARWVVSGDG; encoded by the coding sequence ATGGATGAAGTTGACGTCGTCGGCGGTGTGCGCGGCCTGGACCGGCGACTTCTCTCGGCGCTTCACGTCCATGGCGCGGACCCGCGCGTCGCGGGCGCCGCGCGCGGACTGTCCCGGGTGGGCGAGCACGGACTGCTGTGGCTCGCGGCCGGGCTGGCGGGGGCCGCCGTCGACCGGCGGCGGCGTCGTGTGTGGCTGCGCGGCACGGCGCTGACCGCCGGGGCGCACCTGGCCAGCATGGGCGTCAAGAGAGTCGTACGACGGCCGCGCCCCGCGCATGTCCATCCCCTGGTCCGGACGGTCGGACGGCACTCCTTCCCCAGCTCGCACGCGAGTTCGGCGGCAGCGGCGGTGGCCGTCGTGGCGCACGGCGCCCTGGGCGCCCCTCTCCTGCTCCCCGCCGCCGCCCCGCTCGCCGTCGCGATGTGTCTCTCCCGGCTGGTCGTCGGCGTGCACTACCCGTCGGACGTCGCGGCGGGCGTGGCCCTCGGGGCGCTCACGGCGCGGCTGGGCGCACGCTGGGTGGTGAGCGGCGATGGCTGA
- a CDS encoding YihY/virulence factor BrkB family protein, translating into MDWLKKLPGVGPLVERLMTTHAWRSYERLERVKWTRLAAAMTFISFLALFPLLTVAAAVAAATLGEDRQQDLEDRIAEQVPGISDQLDIGGLVDNAGTVGIIAGALLLLTGIGWVGEMRGCLRAVWEKPDPEENPVLAKVKDTGVLFGFGGAVLISLAASTVASSAVGWISDQLGIDRDGWGGVLLRVAAFAVAVLADFLLLLYVLTLLPGVQPPRRRLVVAALIGAVGFELLKLLLSGYMQGIASKSMYGAFGVPIALLLWINFTTKLLLYCAAWTAEGSKESGDTEDADPPAEDGAP; encoded by the coding sequence ATGGACTGGCTGAAAAAGCTTCCCGGGGTGGGCCCTCTGGTGGAGCGTCTGATGACCACGCACGCGTGGCGGTCGTACGAGCGGCTGGAGCGGGTGAAGTGGACCCGCCTGGCCGCGGCGATGACGTTCATCAGTTTCCTGGCACTTTTCCCGCTGCTGACCGTGGCCGCCGCCGTCGCCGCGGCGACGCTCGGCGAGGACAGGCAGCAGGACCTGGAGGACCGGATCGCCGAGCAGGTGCCCGGCATCTCCGACCAGCTCGACATCGGCGGCCTCGTCGACAACGCCGGCACGGTCGGGATCATCGCCGGCGCGCTGCTGCTCCTCACCGGCATCGGCTGGGTCGGCGAGATGCGCGGCTGTCTGCGCGCCGTCTGGGAGAAACCGGACCCCGAGGAGAACCCCGTCCTCGCCAAGGTCAAGGACACGGGCGTCCTCTTCGGCTTCGGCGGCGCGGTGCTCATCTCCCTGGCCGCCTCCACCGTCGCCTCCTCGGCCGTCGGCTGGATCTCCGACCAACTGGGCATCGACCGCGACGGCTGGGGCGGCGTCCTCCTGCGCGTCGCCGCGTTCGCCGTCGCCGTCCTGGCCGACTTCCTGCTCCTCCTCTATGTGCTCACCCTGCTCCCCGGCGTCCAGCCGCCCCGCCGCCGCCTGGTCGTCGCCGCCCTCATAGGAGCCGTGGGCTTCGAACTCCTCAAGCTCCTCCTCAGCGGCTACATGCAGGGCATCGCCTCCAAGAGCATGTACGGGGCCTTCGGCGTCCCCATCGCCCTGCTCCTCTGGATCAACTTCACCACCAAGCTCCTGCTGTACTGCGCGGCATGGACGGCGGAGGGCAGCAAGGAGAGCGGGGATACGGAGGATGCTGACCCTCCGGCCGAGGACGGCGCCCCGTGA
- a CDS encoding D-alanyl-D-alanine carboxypeptidase family protein, producing MPASKKTARRPLLVTSATLLSLSLTSLSTLTAAPAFAAKPSPSPSASSSASPSASPSATPPATMSTVGGELLGKPGTQASLGGDAPVLPKDISARSWIVADAESGEVLASHNAHWRLAPASTLKMLFADTLLPKFNKDDEHKVAPADLAGVGAGSSMVGIKEDETYSVHDLWLGVFLRSGNDAVHVLSAMNGGVKQTVADMNEHAEELQALDTHAVSPDGYDAKGQVSSAYDLTLIARSGLQKKDFREYCSTVRAKFPGETKKGKKGKKSRSSFEIQNTNRLLTGDSGLDSYQGIAGVKNGNTTNAGATFTGVAERDGRVLLVTVMHPEKDEHNQVYKETASLFDWGFKAAGKVTPVGELVPPKGADTSGDDAAEPSAQAGATASASAPGGAGGKSVAASASGGASGIGVALGITGGVLVLLAGGVFLVNRKWPLRLRK from the coding sequence GTGCCCGCCTCCAAGAAGACCGCCAGGCGCCCCCTGCTGGTCACCTCAGCCACCCTGCTGTCCCTCTCCCTGACATCGCTGTCGACACTGACGGCCGCGCCGGCCTTCGCGGCGAAGCCGTCACCGAGTCCGAGCGCCTCGTCGTCCGCCAGTCCGAGCGCCTCGCCGTCCGCGACTCCCCCGGCGACCATGTCGACCGTCGGCGGCGAGTTGCTGGGCAAGCCGGGTACCCAGGCCAGTCTCGGCGGCGACGCGCCCGTCCTGCCCAAGGACATCAGCGCCCGCTCCTGGATCGTCGCCGACGCCGAGTCGGGTGAGGTGCTGGCCTCGCACAACGCGCACTGGCGGCTGGCCCCGGCGAGCACGCTGAAGATGCTGTTCGCGGACACGCTGCTGCCGAAGTTCAACAAGGACGACGAGCACAAGGTCGCCCCCGCCGACCTGGCGGGCGTCGGCGCGGGCTCCAGCATGGTCGGCATAAAGGAGGACGAGACGTACTCCGTCCACGACCTGTGGCTCGGTGTCTTCCTTCGCTCCGGCAACGACGCGGTGCACGTCCTGTCGGCCATGAACGGCGGTGTGAAGCAGACCGTCGCGGACATGAACGAGCACGCCGAGGAGCTCCAGGCGCTCGACACGCACGCGGTCAGCCCCGACGGCTACGACGCCAAGGGGCAGGTGTCGTCCGCCTACGACCTGACGCTGATCGCCAGGTCGGGGCTGCAGAAGAAGGACTTCCGGGAGTACTGCTCCACCGTGCGGGCGAAGTTCCCGGGCGAGACCAAGAAGGGCAAGAAAGGCAAGAAGAGCCGTTCGTCCTTCGAGATCCAGAACACCAACCGGCTGCTCACCGGGGACAGCGGCCTCGACTCGTACCAGGGCATCGCGGGTGTGAAGAACGGCAACACCACGAACGCGGGCGCCACGTTCACCGGGGTCGCCGAGCGGGACGGCCGGGTCCTCCTCGTCACCGTCATGCACCCGGAGAAGGACGAGCACAACCAGGTCTACAAGGAGACCGCGAGCCTCTTCGACTGGGGGTTCAAGGCGGCGGGCAAGGTGACCCCGGTGGGCGAGCTGGTGCCGCCCAAGGGTGCGGACACCTCCGGTGACGATGCCGCCGAGCCGAGTGCGCAGGCGGGGGCCACGGCGTCGGCGTCCGCCCCGGGTGGGGCGGGTGGCAAGTCCGTCGCCGCGAGTGCCTCCGGCGGGGCGAGCGGGATCGGGGTCGCGCTGGGGATCACGGGGGGTGTGCTGGTGTTGCTGGCCGGTGGGGTGTTCCTGGTCAACCGGAAGTGGCCGCTGCGGCTGCGGAAGTAG
- a CDS encoding SCO4848 family membrane protein → MKLSRPLSWFLLAFGVWSWVIWITFVKNLWKDGSGLAFDDAGDPTAYFWVHLTLAVVSFALGTAVGVIGLRGVRALRRTV, encoded by the coding sequence ATGAAGCTCAGCCGCCCCCTCTCCTGGTTCCTGCTCGCCTTCGGGGTGTGGAGCTGGGTCATCTGGATCACTTTCGTCAAAAACCTGTGGAAGGACGGCAGCGGGCTCGCGTTCGACGACGCGGGCGATCCGACGGCGTACTTCTGGGTGCATCTGACGCTCGCCGTCGTCTCCTTTGCCCTTGGGACGGCTGTCGGGGTCATCGGGTTGCGCGGGGTGCGCGCCCTTCGTCGGACCGTGTGA
- a CDS encoding metallophosphoesterase — protein sequence MIFVFVLVALLVLGLFGVLHWYAWRRLVRDTTRGPGLARRVGTVVFIAGPVLMVAGFASERAHAPFWLQQTLTWPGFMWLALSLYLFLALLAGELVRPLVSRLVARRAPAPARQPEPLVREPEPVPAGAQPAEAAEAAEPGQRTPPSATEPPAPTAPATPATSTDPSRRLFVSRVVGGAVAAAALGTVGYGTYGVVRGPRLKRVTVPLAKLPRAAHGFRIAVVSDIHLSPMLGRGFAQKVVDTINSTQPDLIAVVGDLVDGDVADLGPAAAPLAGLKARHGSYFVTGNHEYISGAEQWVEEVRRLGLTPLENARRELPYLDLAGVNDIAGEDEGQGPDFAKALGDRDTSRAVVLMAHQPVQIHDAVDHGVDLQLSGHTHGGQMWPMTYVAEAANPTLAGLERYGDTQLYVSRGAGAWGPPVRVGAPSDITVVELASKQA from the coding sequence ATGATCTTCGTCTTCGTCCTTGTCGCCCTGCTGGTGCTGGGCCTCTTCGGGGTGCTGCACTGGTACGCGTGGCGCCGCCTGGTGCGTGACACGACACGCGGGCCGGGTCTCGCCAGACGCGTGGGCACGGTGGTGTTCATCGCCGGGCCGGTGCTGATGGTCGCCGGCTTCGCGTCCGAGCGCGCCCATGCCCCCTTCTGGCTGCAGCAGACGCTGACCTGGCCGGGCTTCATGTGGCTCGCCCTCTCGCTGTACCTGTTCCTGGCCCTCCTGGCGGGGGAGCTGGTACGGCCGCTGGTGAGCCGCCTGGTGGCGCGGCGTGCCCCGGCGCCCGCGCGGCAGCCGGAGCCGCTGGTGCGCGAGCCGGAACCGGTCCCGGCGGGCGCGCAGCCCGCGGAGGCCGCGGAGGCCGCCGAGCCCGGACAGCGGACACCGCCCTCCGCGACGGAACCCCCGGCCCCGACCGCCCCGGCCACTCCCGCGACCTCGACCGACCCCTCCCGCCGCCTGTTCGTCTCCCGTGTCGTCGGCGGGGCAGTCGCCGCCGCGGCCCTCGGCACCGTCGGCTACGGCACCTACGGCGTCGTGCGCGGCCCCCGGCTCAAGCGCGTCACCGTGCCGTTGGCGAAGCTGCCGCGCGCGGCCCACGGTTTCCGGATCGCGGTGGTCAGCGACATCCACCTCTCGCCGATGCTGGGCCGGGGCTTCGCGCAGAAGGTCGTGGACACGATCAACTCGACGCAGCCCGACCTGATCGCGGTGGTGGGCGACCTGGTCGACGGCGACGTGGCGGACCTCGGTCCGGCGGCGGCGCCGCTCGCCGGGCTGAAGGCGCGGCACGGCAGCTACTTCGTCACCGGCAACCACGAGTACATCTCCGGCGCCGAGCAGTGGGTCGAGGAGGTGCGGCGGCTGGGCCTGACCCCACTGGAGAACGCCCGCCGCGAGCTGCCGTACCTCGATCTCGCCGGGGTGAACGACATCGCGGGGGAGGACGAGGGCCAGGGTCCCGACTTCGCCAAGGCGCTCGGCGACCGGGACACCTCGCGGGCCGTGGTGCTCATGGCCCACCAGCCCGTTCAGATCCACGACGCCGTCGACCACGGCGTCGACCTCCAGCTCTCCGGGCACACCCACGGCGGCCAGATGTGGCCCATGACCTACGTCGCCGAGGCTGCCAACCCGACCCTCGCGGGCCTCGAACGGTACGGCGACACCCAGCTCTACGTCAGCCGCGGCGCGGGCGCGTGGGGACCGCCGGTGCGGGTCGGGGCGCCGTCGGACATCACGGTGGTGGAGCTGGCGTCGAAGCAGGCGTGA